A genomic window from Silene latifolia isolate original U9 population chromosome Y, ASM4854445v1, whole genome shotgun sequence includes:
- the LOC141630638 gene encoding uncharacterized protein LOC141630638 translates to MDIVGPLSRASGNKVYMLAMIDYFSKWIEAEAFPQVLERHAISIIKQNMICRFGIPLEIRCDNGAQFISDRTEAFYARWNIALFKSIPMNPLSNGQAESNNKIVMENMKKRLEEIEGKWANELPLVLWSDRTTPKVATGQTPFSLVCGAEAVIPSEVRVPTHRYGYITEDRNKVEMANNLDNVDELRTSAKIRMAAYKRLPEATTEM, encoded by the coding sequence ATGGATATTGTAGGACCACTGTCTCGTGCCTCAGGAAACAAGGTCTACATGCTTGCTATGATAGACtatttctccaagtggatagaggcggaGGCGTTCCCTCAGGTCCTTGAGCGGCACGCAATCTCTATCATCAAGCAGAACATGATATGCAGATTTGGCATTCCTTTAGAAATAAGATGTGACAATGGCGCACAGTTCATATCTGACAGAACAGAAGCCTTTTATGCCAGGTGGAATATCGCACTGTTCAAATCTATTCCCATGAATCCTCTGTCAAACGGACAGGCGGaatctaataataaaattgtcatGGAGAACATGAAAAAGAGACTGGAGGAAATAGAGGGTAAATGGGCAAATGAGCTTCCCCTTGTACTTTGGTCGGACAGAACCACCCCCAAAGTGGCCACAGGCCAAACACCGTTCAGTCTAGTGTGTGGAGCTGAAGCCGTGATCCCTTCTGAAGTGCGAGTACCAACACATAGGTATGGTTACATAACAGAAGATAGGAATAAGGTAGAGATGGCCAACAACCTGGACAATGTGGACGAACTAAGAACTAGCGCTAAGATCAGAATGGCAGCCTACAAACGGCTGCCAGAAGCTACAACCGAAATGTAA